AAATGGTTAAATATTACGAAGATCACGGCGGAGGGGAGCCGGCCGAGCTCGCGCGCAAAACGCTTGATGCGTCGTTTAAGGTGGAAAGCGAAATCCGCAAATTCTGCAAAACCAACAAAGCTTGGGCGGAACGCCTGCCGGAGGGGGTGGAACCCACCGATCCAAAAAGCGTTTCGCTTAAGTTCATCGAAACCAAGCTGCGACGCAACAATCCATCGATGCGCGATATCCTGAAAAAGTATCATCCCAGATTCATCCGGGAATCATTGGAGCTGGCCGAGAAGTTCCCCGTCGAAGCCGATCCAAGCAAAAAGGGTGCGTACTGGAAACCGAAACTTCCCAAGCCCGCCCAAACCGATCCCGATCCGGACCAGCCGTTTGCGGAAGAAGTTCCGAAAACGCCTTCCGAAGCTCCCCCTGGGGGGGACGACGGCGGCGAATAGGCACCCGAAATGATTATCGATTCGCCGCAACAAAAAAGCACCGGAATGAGTATTTCCGCAATCGGAATTACGCCGGAAAGCTGGCGCGCTTATTTCGATTCAATCGGCGAGCCGAAGTACCGCGCAAAGCAAGCATTCGCCGCGGTTCATGCGGAAAAAATAGATTCCTGGAGCGGCGCTTCCACGCTGCCGAAGCCTCTTAGGAATAGGCTCGAATTCGAAGCGCCAATCGTGCATCTTAAGCTGTTGCGAGAGGCCAAAAGCGCAGACAATACAGTAAAGCTCCTTTTCGAGCCGGAGCCGGGCAGTTTAATTGAAACAGTGCTAATTCCGACGCGCTACGGCCCCGCGCTTTGCATGTCCAGCCAGATCGGCTGCCCCGTCGGATGCCTGTTCTGCCAGACCGGCCAGATGGGGCTGGGCCGCAACCTCGCGACAGAGGAAATAGTCAGCCAATTCATGCAGGCGGAAAAATACGCAGGCGGAGAACTTCACAGCGTGATTATGATGGGAATGGGCGAGCCGATGCTGAACGTCGAGGCCGTATCGAATGCGCTCGCGATTCTCACGCATCCGAAAGGCCGTCATTTCTCCGCGCGGCGGATTACCGTCAGCACCGTCGGCTACCCGGCGCGCATCCGCGAGATGGCCGAGCGCGGATGGAAGTACAATCTCGCACTGTCTCTCCACGCGACCAACGAAGCGACGCGCAACCGGCTGATTCCGGTTTCATCCAAGCAGCCCATGTCC
This region of bacterium genomic DNA includes:
- a CDS encoding 23S rRNA (adenine(2503)-C(2))-methyltransferase RlmN — protein: MIIDSPQQKSTGMSISAIGITPESWRAYFDSIGEPKYRAKQAFAAVHAEKIDSWSGASTLPKPLRNRLEFEAPIVHLKLLREAKSADNTVKLLFEPEPGSLIETVLIPTRYGPALCMSSQIGCPVGCLFCQTGQMGLGRNLATEEIVSQFMQAEKYAGGELHSVIMMGMGEPMLNVEAVSNALAILTHPKGRHFSARRITVSTVGYPARIREMAERGWKYNLALSLHATNEATRNRLIPVSSKQPMSEIFEALESYQMASKSEITLEYILLDGINTSPHDARALAHLSRWGWRAEIEDEKWLKGFFARGARGAPFTRDSWKVNLIPYNPTSPNAKTLKRLAGSPASQSPAAGPWTLRCPSDADMEAFAALVDRLGARVTLRKPRGRDIGAACGQLGKVGTNQS